The genomic DNA AACCGGAAGGTGCACGGCACCGGCCTGGGCCTTGCCATCTCGAAAAGGATCGTCGAACAGCATGGCGGGCGCATCTGGGTGCAGTCGGAATTCGGCAAGGGCAGCACGTTCGGCCTCATCCTGCCGGTCGAAGCCGGCGAAGCGGCGGCGGTATGACGCATTATTTGGATGGCGCTTCCATGGCGGTCAAACAAGGCATGCAGACCATTCTCGTGGTGGACGACGAGGAAGACCTGGTCCGCGGCCTCGTCCGGATCCTCGAAGGCGCCGGGTACCGCGTGCACAGCGCGTTTAACGGCCGCGAGGCGCTGGAAAAAGCGAGAACCGTCGCGCCCGACCTTATCCTGCTGGACGTGATGATGCCCGGCTACGACGGGCGGCAGGTGAAAGCCCGCCTGAACGACGACGAGCTTCTCGCGCGCATTCCCGTGATTTTTCTGAGCGCGAAAGGAACGACCGAGGACAAGCTGGAAGGCCTGCACCTCGAAGCTGACGATTACGTCACCAAGCCTTTTGAAATGGAAGAACTTCTCGCGCGCATCAACACCGCGATCCGCCGGCGGCGGCATTACGAAAAAGTGTCCATGACCGACGGGCTCACGGGCCTCGCGAATTTCCAGTTCTTCAAGAAAGAGATCGACCTCATCTTCAACATCGCCAAGCGGTACGCCCGTACCTTTTCCGTCGCCGTCATCGACATCGACAATTTGAAGCCCGTCAACGACCGCTTCGGGCACAAATGCGGCGATGCCGTGATCAAGGCCATTGCCGAAGCCATCAGGCAATCGATCCGCAAGGCCGATCTGGCCGTGCGGTACGGCGGAGACGAATTTGTCGTCATCTTTCCCGAGTGCGGCGAAAGCGAAGCGCGTCAGGCCATGGAAAAAATCCGCAAGGGC from Verrucomicrobiia bacterium includes the following:
- a CDS encoding diguanylate cyclase, whose translation is MTHYLDGASMAVKQGMQTILVVDDEEDLVRGLVRILEGAGYRVHSAFNGREALEKARTVAPDLILLDVMMPGYDGRQVKARLNDDELLARIPVIFLSAKGTTEDKLEGLHLEADDYVTKPFEMEELLARINTAIRRRRHYEKVSMTDGLTGLANFQFFKKEIDLIFNIAKRYARTFSVAVIDIDNLKPVNDRFGHKCGDAVIKAIAEAIRQSIRKADLAVRYGGDEFVVIFPECGESEARQAMEKIRKGVEELRYVVPETGESLSLSVSTGIASYEPRVENPWEIFEAADRQMYREKNSKRGAGPQKK